The Lineus longissimus chromosome 2, tnLinLong1.2, whole genome shotgun sequence genome window below encodes:
- the LOC135482725 gene encoding dual serine/threonine and tyrosine protein kinase-like isoform X1, with the protein MTSHGTDPCEPQPPDFSKLELLSLSGVDLYSSGTFEGDPATQGAQDTSRSDGQQIPLVVADVTESDMALKHKKAHLHREMSEEMVEGIDLDNLRQCLETFKQNRNVLEECYDKTNRQFEDLRKVLSINDDAATKILFMSDDDKKSVKQILNKNPVILVVGQTNCGKTSLINEILQRSYLPTSEFPCTARLVRTRYSEEGYIKIKNEKGDTLKEVEIDGKLKRVPRQYIVLEGEARELKETVEQTVEVGIDDPLLRCGVEIIDAPGTCENEALDNIVQECLDGVLQVVLYVIDGNTSLRRPDVAFLYRLKRMAPNMRIIYVCNKVEEDERANKFDQPSDCESDDEDALNPDVGVPEYTRDKGQLAFFRLQKTGIIDQEETMKTCAHFHPISCSQLRIARRKHKATMHGDRNPYLANFRKLLACLMEYFQVCVNKHLLQATKRLLTVQKRTFDFFIADKFLNVPRIEQLPAVIKKILKEELEHYNEMKQHIDTQQMEMFNIITKYLHDSVERTQIIHDAGEIAFAPIKIGDEVHRNYVINECRKQVRDFVLMKVTKDIERKIRNVKDAISRKFGESFQLNVMQLQDIGPISDILQEQLDGNYMLTFDSGSPVDIAIDTGVVKEGIGQRALNAFENVKANMRGIYLDGAWKEDTAKAVLRSVDATKLAASICSRIHLQVNKGHENFTIAMRQINCLYSVRQRQTKSEQQKLLEQVPEFASNICLTEALQSSIASGPLKLEGRFGEGSRAVVYGCSYQTESSSSRKNIAAKVFKREQIPTDFATVYNYLRLLPKANHFLRPHGVGFTCGNKFTVLLPKIDTNLFAELAKDSPMRDRLSIYDRVSLAVDIASACSHAANNGFRLTDLRPNNITLLHLKGHHSGRPLIKMHVIKWKEEDLPYPDGRPPFHFAPEAYCKGKASPKLKNPNKKYDAYSMAIITWLLVIGKFIRPRFAMQDNETVKNYVQNNTEEVAQELLQTIFELDDPSVKENRKCMQLIQDILERFIVGADNRGGIHNLHGTLKDFIDKTQFEFEERLV; encoded by the exons ATGACCAGTCATGGAACAGACCCTTGTGAGCCACAGCCACCTGATTTCAGTAAATTAGAGTTGCTTTCTCTCAGCGGTGTTGATCTCTATTCCAGTGGAACATTCGAAGGTGATCCAGCAACTCAAGGTGCTCAAGATACTTCCCGTTCAGACGGCCAACAAATACCTCTAGTTGTTGCTGACGTGACCGAGAGTGATATGGCTCTTAAACATAAAAAGGCCCATCTCCACAGAGAGATGTCAGAGGAAATGGTGGAGGGTATTGACTTGGACAATCTTCGTCAGTGCCTCGAGACATTCAAACAGAATAGAAACGTCCTGGAAGAATGCTATGATAAAACTAACAGACAGTTTGAAGACTTGAGAAAAGTTCTCAGCATAAATGACGACGCTGCAACGAAAATTCTGTTTATGTCTGACGATGATAAGAAATCTgtgaaacaaattttgaacaaGAATCCTGTGATATTAGTTGTTGGGCAAACTAACTGTGGTAAGACGTCGCTTATTAATGAAATACTTCAGCGGTCCTATCTTCCGACCTCCGAGTTTCCTTGCACTGCCCGCCTTGTACGGACGAGGTATAGCGAGGAAGGGTACATCAAGATCAAAAATGAGAAGGGTGATACTCTAAAGGAGGTCGAGATTGATGGCAAGCTGAAACGTGTTCCAAGGCAGTACATCGTATTGGAAGGTGAAGCAAGGGAATTGAAGGAAACAGTAGAGCAGACTGTGGAGGTTGGCATCGATGATCCTCTACTACGCTGCGGGGTTGAAATCATTGACGCACCTGGCACATGTGAGAACGAGGCTCTTGACAACATCGTACAGGAGTGTCTGGATGGTGTCCTACAGGTGGTGCTGTATGTCATTGATGGGAATACATCTCTCAGAAGGCCG gatgTTGCATTCCTGTATCGGTTGAAGAGAATGGCGCCAAATATGAGGATCATCTACGTTTGTAACAAGGTCGAAGAAGACGAACGTGCCAACAAGTTCGATCAGCCGTCCGATTGTGAGTCTGATGACGAGGACGCATTAAACCCAGATGTGGGCGTACCCGAATACACTAGAGACAAAGGACAGCTGGCATTTTTTCGGTTACAGAAGACTGGTATTATCGACCAGGAGGAAACAATGAAGACGTGTGCGCACTTCCATCCAATTTCTTGCTCGCAATTGCGAATCGCTCGCCGAAAACACAAGGCGACAATGCATGGTGACAGAAACCCATATTTGGCGAACTTTCGTAAACTTCTTGCTTGTTTGATGGAGTACTTTCAGGTGTGTGTTAATAAACACCTTCTGCAGGCCACAAAAAGGTTATTGACCGTGCAGAAAAGGACGTTTGATTTCTTCATTGCGGATAAGTTTTTAAATGTGCCACGGATCGAGCAGCTTCCTGCGGTGATAAAGAAGATTCTGAAAGAGGAACTTGAGCATTACAATGAGATGAAACAGCATATAGATACGCAGCAGATGGAGATGTTCAACATAATTACCAAGTATTTGCATGATTCTGTGGAGCGGACTCAGATTATTCATGATGCTGGCGAGATTGCCTTCGCACCGATCAAAATAGGTGACGAAGTGCACAGAAACTATGTCATCAACGAATGTCGGAAGCAAGTACGAGATTTTGTCTTGATGAAGGTAACAAAAGACATTGAGAGAAAGATACGTAACGTGAAAGATGCAATTAGTCGTAAATTTGGGGAGAGTTTCCAACTGAATGTGATGCAGTTGCAGGACATTGGGCCGATTTCCGACATCTTACAGGAACAGCTCGATGGTAACTACATGCTCACGTTCGACTCTGGTAGTCCAGTTGACATTGCGATCGATACTGGGGTCGTGAAGGAGGGAATTGGCCAACGGGCCTTGAATGCTTTCGAGAATGTCAAAGCCAATATGAGAGGTATCTATCTTGATGGTGCTTGGAAGGAAGACACAGCAAAAGCGGTGCTAAGAAGCGTCGATGCAACAAAGCTAGCCGCATCGATTTGTTCCAGAATTCATTTGCAGGTGAACAAGGGTCATGAGAATTTCACCATAGCAATGCGACAGATAAACTGTCTGTATAGTGTGCGTCAGCGCCAGACTAAGAGTGAACAACAGAAACTGCTAGAACAAGTCCCTGAATTTGCGTCGAATATTTGTTTAACTGAAGCGCTTCAGTCCTCAATTGCGTCTGGGCCTTTGAAATTGGAGGGAAGATTTGGGGAAGGTTCGAGAGCAGTGGTTTACGGTTGTTCGTACCAAACTGAGAGTTCCAGTTCCAGAAAAAACATTGCTGCCAAGGTTTTCAAGCGGGAACAAATTCCTACGGATTTTGCAACTGTCTACAATTATCTCAG ACTTCTCCCAAAGGCAAACCACTTCCTTCGACCACATGGGGTTGGATTCACATGTGGCAACAAATTCACAGTACTACTTCCAAAAATTGATACAAATCTGTTCGCTGAACTTGCAAAAGATTCACCCATGCGGGACCGATTGTCTATCTATGACCGTGTCAGTTTGGCTGTGGACATTGCCTCTGCTTGCAGTCATGCAGCAAATAATGGCTTTAGACTGACTGATCTCAGGCCAAACAACATTACC TTGCTCCATCTCAAGGGACATCACTCTGGTCGTCCTCTCATCAAGATGCACGTGATAAAGTGGAAGGAAGAAGACCTCCCGTATCCCGACGGTCGACCGCCGTTCCATTTCGCTCCCGAGGCATACTGCAAGGGGAAAGCGTCGCCCAAACTGAAAAACCCTAACAAGAAATATGACGCGTACAGCATGGCGATTATTACCTGGCTACTTGTCATCGGTAAGTTTATCCGGCCGCGGTTTGCGATGCAAGACAATGAAACAGTCAAGAATTACGTGCAGAATAACACGGAGGAAGTAGCACAAGAGCTACTGCAAACAATCTTTGAACTTGACGATCCGAGCGTGAAAGAAAATCGAAAGTGCATGCAGTTGATTCAAGACATCTTGGAGAGGTTTATTGTCGGGGCCGACAACCGAGGTGGCATTCATAACCTGCATGGTACTTTGAAGGACTTCATTGATAAGACACAGTTTGAGTTCGAGGAGCGTCTTGTCTGA
- the LOC135482725 gene encoding dual serine/threonine and tyrosine protein kinase-like isoform X2 — MALKHKKAHLHREMSEEMVEGIDLDNLRQCLETFKQNRNVLEECYDKTNRQFEDLRKVLSINDDAATKILFMSDDDKKSVKQILNKNPVILVVGQTNCGKTSLINEILQRSYLPTSEFPCTARLVRTRYSEEGYIKIKNEKGDTLKEVEIDGKLKRVPRQYIVLEGEARELKETVEQTVEVGIDDPLLRCGVEIIDAPGTCENEALDNIVQECLDGVLQVVLYVIDGNTSLRRPDVAFLYRLKRMAPNMRIIYVCNKVEEDERANKFDQPSDCESDDEDALNPDVGVPEYTRDKGQLAFFRLQKTGIIDQEETMKTCAHFHPISCSQLRIARRKHKATMHGDRNPYLANFRKLLACLMEYFQVCVNKHLLQATKRLLTVQKRTFDFFIADKFLNVPRIEQLPAVIKKILKEELEHYNEMKQHIDTQQMEMFNIITKYLHDSVERTQIIHDAGEIAFAPIKIGDEVHRNYVINECRKQVRDFVLMKVTKDIERKIRNVKDAISRKFGESFQLNVMQLQDIGPISDILQEQLDGNYMLTFDSGSPVDIAIDTGVVKEGIGQRALNAFENVKANMRGIYLDGAWKEDTAKAVLRSVDATKLAASICSRIHLQVNKGHENFTIAMRQINCLYSVRQRQTKSEQQKLLEQVPEFASNICLTEALQSSIASGPLKLEGRFGEGSRAVVYGCSYQTESSSSRKNIAAKVFKREQIPTDFATVYNYLRLLPKANHFLRPHGVGFTCGNKFTVLLPKIDTNLFAELAKDSPMRDRLSIYDRVSLAVDIASACSHAANNGFRLTDLRPNNITLLHLKGHHSGRPLIKMHVIKWKEEDLPYPDGRPPFHFAPEAYCKGKASPKLKNPNKKYDAYSMAIITWLLVIGKFIRPRFAMQDNETVKNYVQNNTEEVAQELLQTIFELDDPSVKENRKCMQLIQDILERFIVGADNRGGIHNLHGTLKDFIDKTQFEFEERLV, encoded by the exons ATGGCTCTTAAACATAAAAAGGCCCATCTCCACAGAGAGATGTCAGAGGAAATGGTGGAGGGTATTGACTTGGACAATCTTCGTCAGTGCCTCGAGACATTCAAACAGAATAGAAACGTCCTGGAAGAATGCTATGATAAAACTAACAGACAGTTTGAAGACTTGAGAAAAGTTCTCAGCATAAATGACGACGCTGCAACGAAAATTCTGTTTATGTCTGACGATGATAAGAAATCTgtgaaacaaattttgaacaaGAATCCTGTGATATTAGTTGTTGGGCAAACTAACTGTGGTAAGACGTCGCTTATTAATGAAATACTTCAGCGGTCCTATCTTCCGACCTCCGAGTTTCCTTGCACTGCCCGCCTTGTACGGACGAGGTATAGCGAGGAAGGGTACATCAAGATCAAAAATGAGAAGGGTGATACTCTAAAGGAGGTCGAGATTGATGGCAAGCTGAAACGTGTTCCAAGGCAGTACATCGTATTGGAAGGTGAAGCAAGGGAATTGAAGGAAACAGTAGAGCAGACTGTGGAGGTTGGCATCGATGATCCTCTACTACGCTGCGGGGTTGAAATCATTGACGCACCTGGCACATGTGAGAACGAGGCTCTTGACAACATCGTACAGGAGTGTCTGGATGGTGTCCTACAGGTGGTGCTGTATGTCATTGATGGGAATACATCTCTCAGAAGGCCG gatgTTGCATTCCTGTATCGGTTGAAGAGAATGGCGCCAAATATGAGGATCATCTACGTTTGTAACAAGGTCGAAGAAGACGAACGTGCCAACAAGTTCGATCAGCCGTCCGATTGTGAGTCTGATGACGAGGACGCATTAAACCCAGATGTGGGCGTACCCGAATACACTAGAGACAAAGGACAGCTGGCATTTTTTCGGTTACAGAAGACTGGTATTATCGACCAGGAGGAAACAATGAAGACGTGTGCGCACTTCCATCCAATTTCTTGCTCGCAATTGCGAATCGCTCGCCGAAAACACAAGGCGACAATGCATGGTGACAGAAACCCATATTTGGCGAACTTTCGTAAACTTCTTGCTTGTTTGATGGAGTACTTTCAGGTGTGTGTTAATAAACACCTTCTGCAGGCCACAAAAAGGTTATTGACCGTGCAGAAAAGGACGTTTGATTTCTTCATTGCGGATAAGTTTTTAAATGTGCCACGGATCGAGCAGCTTCCTGCGGTGATAAAGAAGATTCTGAAAGAGGAACTTGAGCATTACAATGAGATGAAACAGCATATAGATACGCAGCAGATGGAGATGTTCAACATAATTACCAAGTATTTGCATGATTCTGTGGAGCGGACTCAGATTATTCATGATGCTGGCGAGATTGCCTTCGCACCGATCAAAATAGGTGACGAAGTGCACAGAAACTATGTCATCAACGAATGTCGGAAGCAAGTACGAGATTTTGTCTTGATGAAGGTAACAAAAGACATTGAGAGAAAGATACGTAACGTGAAAGATGCAATTAGTCGTAAATTTGGGGAGAGTTTCCAACTGAATGTGATGCAGTTGCAGGACATTGGGCCGATTTCCGACATCTTACAGGAACAGCTCGATGGTAACTACATGCTCACGTTCGACTCTGGTAGTCCAGTTGACATTGCGATCGATACTGGGGTCGTGAAGGAGGGAATTGGCCAACGGGCCTTGAATGCTTTCGAGAATGTCAAAGCCAATATGAGAGGTATCTATCTTGATGGTGCTTGGAAGGAAGACACAGCAAAAGCGGTGCTAAGAAGCGTCGATGCAACAAAGCTAGCCGCATCGATTTGTTCCAGAATTCATTTGCAGGTGAACAAGGGTCATGAGAATTTCACCATAGCAATGCGACAGATAAACTGTCTGTATAGTGTGCGTCAGCGCCAGACTAAGAGTGAACAACAGAAACTGCTAGAACAAGTCCCTGAATTTGCGTCGAATATTTGTTTAACTGAAGCGCTTCAGTCCTCAATTGCGTCTGGGCCTTTGAAATTGGAGGGAAGATTTGGGGAAGGTTCGAGAGCAGTGGTTTACGGTTGTTCGTACCAAACTGAGAGTTCCAGTTCCAGAAAAAACATTGCTGCCAAGGTTTTCAAGCGGGAACAAATTCCTACGGATTTTGCAACTGTCTACAATTATCTCAG ACTTCTCCCAAAGGCAAACCACTTCCTTCGACCACATGGGGTTGGATTCACATGTGGCAACAAATTCACAGTACTACTTCCAAAAATTGATACAAATCTGTTCGCTGAACTTGCAAAAGATTCACCCATGCGGGACCGATTGTCTATCTATGACCGTGTCAGTTTGGCTGTGGACATTGCCTCTGCTTGCAGTCATGCAGCAAATAATGGCTTTAGACTGACTGATCTCAGGCCAAACAACATTACC TTGCTCCATCTCAAGGGACATCACTCTGGTCGTCCTCTCATCAAGATGCACGTGATAAAGTGGAAGGAAGAAGACCTCCCGTATCCCGACGGTCGACCGCCGTTCCATTTCGCTCCCGAGGCATACTGCAAGGGGAAAGCGTCGCCCAAACTGAAAAACCCTAACAAGAAATATGACGCGTACAGCATGGCGATTATTACCTGGCTACTTGTCATCGGTAAGTTTATCCGGCCGCGGTTTGCGATGCAAGACAATGAAACAGTCAAGAATTACGTGCAGAATAACACGGAGGAAGTAGCACAAGAGCTACTGCAAACAATCTTTGAACTTGACGATCCGAGCGTGAAAGAAAATCGAAAGTGCATGCAGTTGATTCAAGACATCTTGGAGAGGTTTATTGTCGGGGCCGACAACCGAGGTGGCATTCATAACCTGCATGGTACTTTGAAGGACTTCATTGATAAGACACAGTTTGAGTTCGAGGAGCGTCTTGTCTGA